Part of the Desulfuromonas acetoxidans DSM 684 genome, ATAACGAGGGAGTTCATCATGAGTTTACTGAGAAAAGCATCCTGGAGTCCGTATGTGGCCGGTGCCTTGGTCGGAATTCTAGCCGTGCTGTCGGTCGTGGTCACAACGGTTGTCCTGGATAAGGGCAAATACCTTGGTGCATCCACGACATTTGTTCGCGCCTCTGGTCTGATCGAACAGGTCGTTGCCCCGCAGCATGTGGCGGAAAATGCCTATTTCCAAAGTAAAAAGGTCAAGGTCGATTGGCAAATGCTGTTTGTGATCGGCATCTTTGCAGGGGCCTTAGTTTCTTCACGCCTTGGCGGCAGCGCCAAACATGAAACCGTGCCGCCGATCTGGCGTGACCGGTTTGGCGACAGTGCCCTCAAGCGGGGCGTTGGTTCCTTTATCGGCGGTGCGATCCTGCTGTTCGGAGCGCGCATGGCCGGGGGCTGCCCCAGTGGTCACGGCATGTCCGGCAACATGCAGTTATCGGTCAGCAGCCTGCTTGCTCTGGTCTTTTTCATGGTCGGCGGCATTCTCACCGCGCGCCTGATTTACGGAAAAGGAGGCCAATGATGGAACTGATTATCGGATTGCTCACCGGATTTTTCTTCGGGTTCTTATTACAAAAAGGTCAGGTATTACGCTTTGAGCGCCAGGTCGGATTCATGTTGCTCAGGGATATGACCATCATCAAATTCATGGCCACGGCTGTTGTCGTCGGTATGGTCGGCATCTACGCCTGTCATGCGGCCGGACTGATCAGCCTGAGCCTGAAAGCAACCAATGTCGGTGCCATTATCATTGGTGGACTGATCTTTGGTGTGGGCTGGGCCATTGCCGGGTTCTGCCCCGGCACCTCGGTCGGTGCTCTGGCAGAGGGACGCTTTCACGCGCTGTGGGCTATTTTAGGCATGTTGGTCGGTGCAGCCGCTTACGCGGAGATCTACCCGAGCCTGCAAAGCAACATCCTCAGTTGGGGCAACTACGGTAAGATCACCCTTCCCCAAGTGCTCGGGGTATCCCCGTGGCTGGTTATCGCGGCGTGGATCATCGCGGTTGTGGCGTTCTTTACCTGGGCGGAAAAAAAGGGACTTTAAACGTCAACGGTCAACGCAAATCCTTGAAAAAGGGAACATGTCATCCGACATGTTCCCTCTGGCTGTTGACAAACAGGCTCCCCGAGCCCAAGGACGGGCGAGCCAAAAACAAGGAGAGGCTTAACTTCTTGTTTTTGTAAGTGAAGCAAAACCGCGTTTTTGCGAAACGGCCATGACAAAGTCCCTGGATGGACTTTGTCATCAAACTGAGGGAACATGTCATCGACATGTTCCCTTTTTTACGTCCAAAGCTTGACAGCGCCGTCACACCGCGCACACTGAAAAGAAACCCTTTTTTGGATCTGCGTATGCATGAGATTCGTACGGATAGCGACAGAAATTATTTGTATATTACCCTCAGTGGTGTGATTGACGCCGAGGATGCCCAAGCCATCAATAAAGAAGTGTTGGCAGCGCTTGAGCACTTGGAAGACGGCTTTCACGTGATTAACGATATGAGCCAGGCGGATTGTGGTTATATCAGTTGTCTTCCCCTGTTCCAGGAAGTGATGACGGCCCTTTCCACCCATCACGTCGGTCGGGTGATTCGCATCGTCAGTGACAGTGTTTTTCAGTGTCAGGTCAATGCAGCCAGCCAGCAGTTTGCCCGCTACACCATTGAAGAAGCGACATCCGTCAAAGAGGCGGAGGCTCTATTGGCAGCGACTGTTGCCTCAGATCCGACCTGACAGCGAAACAACATCATTTTTCTTCAAAACAGCAACCACGGCCTGCCAGGCGGTGTCGGACAACGCCGACTGCGGAATCATAATAAAGCTGTCCGGCCCATAATAGAGCAACAGCCCCGCTTTCACCTGACGATAGCGGGTGAAGTTGTGCCACGGTTGCACCATGCCCTGATCACCGCAACGTAATGTGACCTCTTCATCGTCAATGATCACTGTGACCATTTTTCCGAAAAACGGATGCCGCCGTGCCTGACCGATCCGCCGCAGGGCAAGAAGGTTGGTAGCGGACAGACCGATAAAACCGGTCACCAACAACAACATGGCACTGATACGGTTGGGATAAAATCCCGCGACACCGGCACACCCGGCCATGAGACACACCACACTGAGCACGGCGCGCCAGCGCACGCCGGGTTGGCTGGCATAGTGGGCACGGGCGAATTCCAGCCACACACTTTGATCAAACGAATAGTGACACTGAATCGGCAGGACCTGTTTCACGAAAAACTCCTTGCTACTCCAACCAACTCCCCGTCACCACATGATTTTTTTCATCCGACGGCTTAATTGGTCTTGTCGCCATGGGCGGTTGATGGCATAGTTCCCCGGTGTTGCCGGATGGCCACCTTAACATATCCTCCCCTCTGTGACACTTTGAGATGAAAGGCGTGATTATGGTTCCCGAATCTGTACAACGTGCCTGGCAGGCACTGGATGAAAAAAAGAAGCTCAAAATCAGCCGTGGTCTGGCCAAGCGCCAACCGCAAATTTTTGCCCACTGGGTCGAAGCAGCCGGACTGAGAAGCTTTCGTCAAGAGTCTTTGCTCAACCGCAAAGCAGGTACCGCATCACGCTTTGACGGCGCTCTGTTTAAAGCGGCCCAGGGTGCCCTTGCCGCGGACGTGCTGGTTGCCTACTTCACCGAACTGGATCCTGAAGTTAACGAAGAGTATTTGGCTATGCTTAAAGGGGCTGGCAACGAAGAAGAGGCCACCCGCATCGGCATTTATGTGCAACTGGCTACCGAATATAAAGAGTGGCCCCTTCTCGATCTGTACCTGGCCACGGCACTGTGGATGGGTGAAATCGATGAGAGCGAGCTCGACACCATTAAAAACCAGGCGACCGAAGCCTGATCTCTTTCTCCCGGCGGGGCACTTGTTTCGCCGGGAGTTCCTTGTTGCCGATCAATGACTGCTGACAACTGGCTGGTCTACATCATCCGCTGCCGCGACAACTCCCTGTACACCGGCATCACCACCGATCTAGAACGGCGCTTTGCCCAACACGCCAGCGGTCGCGGTGCACGCTATTTTCGCGGCCACGAACCGATTGAGGTCGTCTACCACGAATCCGGCCACAATCGTTCATCGGCCAGTCGCCGCGAAGCGGCTATCAAGAAATTGAAAACAGAAGACAAATGGCGCTTAGTTAGAAAAAAAACAACGTAGCCACCCTTCAATCAGTTTCTCCAGCTCCACATGTTTTGTCCTGAGCTCACCACAACACGCACAGAGAGAAACGCCTCCAACA contains:
- a CDS encoding YeeE/YedE thiosulfate transporter family protein, producing the protein MSLLRKASWSPYVAGALVGILAVLSVVVTTVVLDKGKYLGASTTFVRASGLIEQVVAPQHVAENAYFQSKKVKVDWQMLFVIGIFAGALVSSRLGGSAKHETVPPIWRDRFGDSALKRGVGSFIGGAILLFGARMAGGCPSGHGMSGNMQLSVSSLLALVFFMVGGILTARLIYGKGGQ
- a CDS encoding DUF6691 family protein — translated: MMELIIGLLTGFFFGFLLQKGQVLRFERQVGFMLLRDMTIIKFMATAVVVGMVGIYACHAAGLISLSLKATNVGAIIIGGLIFGVGWAIAGFCPGTSVGALAEGRFHALWAILGMLVGAAAYAEIYPSLQSNILSWGNYGKITLPQVLGVSPWLVIAAWIIAVVAFFTWAEKKGL
- a CDS encoding YcxB family protein, with protein sequence MKQVLPIQCHYSFDQSVWLEFARAHYASQPGVRWRAVLSVVCLMAGCAGVAGFYPNRISAMLLLVTGFIGLSATNLLALRRIGQARRHPFFGKMVTVIIDDEEVTLRCGDQGMVQPWHNFTRYRQVKAGLLLYYGPDSFIMIPQSALSDTAWQAVVAVLKKNDVVSLSGRI
- a CDS encoding GIY-YIG nuclease family protein; the encoded protein is MTADNWLVYIIRCRDNSLYTGITTDLERRFAQHASGRGARYFRGHEPIEVVYHESGHNRSSASRREAAIKKLKTEDKWRLVRKKTT